DNA from bacterium:
AAACCGCCGCCAGCGCCGCCTGCCAATCGTGCAAATGCACGATATCGGGCGCAAATTCGATCGTTCTCGCCAGCTCGAGCGCCGCGCGCGAGAAAAACGCGAACCGGAAAAAATTGTCCCAGTAATCCTGCCCCTTTTCCTGGTACAGCTCCGCCCTGTCGTAGAGCGCCGGAAAATCGAGAAAGCAAATCTGTACCTTGCTGCCTGGGAGTTTCGATTCGAGAATCCTGTAGTGCTGGAGCCTTCCGCCCATCCATAGCGTAGTTTCCTCGTTAAGTACGGCGGGCGCCTGGCCGGTTCGCTCGAAGTATTCGCGCACCTGCCTGTAATACGGGCAGACTACGATTACCTTCGCGCCAAGTCTTTCAAGCTCCACGGGGAGCACGCCGCTGACATCGGCAAGGCCGCCCGTTTTGCAGAAAGGCACGACTTCGGGGGAAATGAAAAGCACCTTGAGTTTTTTCGGCATATGAAATCTCCAAACCTATCGTCCCTGAATCGTTATCCTGCTTGCTCCTGCCAGAGGGGAGGATAAACTTCCCGCCCGGTGATCAAGTCGAGCACCTGGCCGTCAGCCTTGATAATCGCGTTTTTGGGCAGAACAGTGACTCCGGCGGGAGTAACCGTGAATCTTTGCTCGTCGCGCTCCCGGTAAAAACCGATTTCGCATCCCGGCTCCACCCGCGTGTATTTGTCGACAATGCACCTGCGCAATTTGACATGCCGCCCGATATCCACATGGTCGAGGATGATGCAGCCTTCAAGATGAGCGAACGAATGAACGAACACGTTCGAGCCGATGACGGAGTCGCGGACGGTCGCTCCGCTGATTATCGTTCCCGACGCCACGATTGAATCAACCGCCTGTCCGTATCGCTTCGCCCAGTCCGCGAAAACAAACTTCGCGGGCGGGAGGTTTCGGTTCAGGCTGCGGATCGGCCAGCTCCTGTTGTACAGGTTGAACATCGGGCTGACGGAGCGCAAGTCCATATTGGCGTCGTAGTAGGTGTCCACGTCGCCCACGTCGCGCCAGTAGGGCGAGCCTGCCGGCTCGCCCGGGACTCTGTTTTTGCTGAAATCGTAGGCCTTTACGCGGTAGCCTTCGGCGACCATCCGCGGGATTATGTTTTGTCCGAAATCGTGGCGGCTTTCACTGTCCGCCATGTCCTTTTCAAGCACTTCGCGCAGTATCGGATATTTGAAAAAGTAGTTGCCTAAGCTGATGAGCGACATTTCGGGATTGCCCGGCATCGAAGGCGGATCTTCGGGCTTTTCCAAAAATTCGACGATGTTCCAGTCGTCGTCCACTTTAACGATTCCGAACCTGCTCGATTCGCTCCTGGGATGTGGCAGCACGCTGACCATTACGTCCGCGCCGCTTATAAGAAACTCCTCGTATTTCTGGCGGACATCCATCTTGTAAATGTGATCGCCGCCGAAAACGGCAATATGGTCGGGCGCTACCGACCGGATGAGGTCGAGGTTCTGGTAAACGCTGTTGGCGGTGCCGAGATACCAATCTTCGCCGGTCCGTTGTTGAGCTGGAACCGCGTCAACGTAATAGTCAAGAACGCCCGAAATGTTCCAGCAGCGGTGAATGTGCGCGATCAGCGAGTCGGACATGTATTGAGTCAAAACCTTGATTTTCAGGAATCCGCTGTTGATGAAATTGGATAGTACAAAGTCTATTATCCGGTAACGCGCGCCGAACGGCACCGCCGGCTTGCATCTGTCTTTCGTCAGGGGCATCAGCCTTTCGCCCCTGCCGCCCGCCATGATTATCGTGAGTACGTTATCCATCCGGTAGTCCTTTACCAGACTTGGCAACATTAACAGCATTCATATCTGTTCCAGCGGCATATTACGAGTTTTCACTTTCTCCTTGTGAAAACCGGCCGAGCTCACTTGCGCCTTGGGGAGCCGGGGAAATTCCAAGCTCCCGGCGGCGCTTTGCGACGGACTTTTCCACCTCCCGCCTAAGAGCTTTTATGGAATCGTGACGGTGGAAAGTCCTGGTTTCCAAAGATTCAATCCGCGCGCGCGACTTGGCGCGCGCGGGCTTGACCAGCATGAACCTTACTTTTCCGCCTTCATCCGGTGCGCCCCTGGGGATTTCCACGGGTTCGCTTGAAAGAACCTTGCGGTAGCTTCCGTCCGTGAAGAAAAATCCGATTTCAAGCCCTATTCGCTTTCCGCGGGCGCTTTCCGGCAATGCGATGTGCCAGCGCCCCGTTTCGCCGTAAACGTCCAGCGTTTGTGCCGGCGAACCTTCCCGTCCGTCGCGTTCCTTCGGCAAGAGTTTAAGCACCATGCGTCTTGAGTTCCATTTTGAATCGCCGAATTCGGATGCAAGCGCTCCGAGCGTGTCTCCTGAAATTTCCCAGAAGCAAAACATATGCTCGGGATCTCTGGGCAAGGCCACAAGCACGTCCACGCCATAGCGTTCGGGAAGGGCGTCTCTGTCGGGCCAAATCGCCGGCGGCGTGATTTCCTCCTTTCCGTAATCGGCCGGTTTTTCCGGAGTTGCCGCATCCGTAGCCGCTTCAGGCGCGCCTCGACTCCCGTACCGCCGCGCGCTCGGCGAGGCGCTGGGATGCTGAATCGCGATTCCATTGGCTGGTTCTTTGGATCCGCGCGGCTTTAAAGAGCGCGATTCCTGCGCGCGCGCAGACTCCTTGTCCGCTTTCTTTGCGGCAGGCTTGGCGGTTTTGGGTTGCTTCGAGTGCGCGATTATCAGGTCGGCCAGCTCTTCCTTTTTAAACCGGGAGTAGCCGGTAAAACCAAGCGCCCGAATGCGTTCGAGCAGCTCGGCCTTGGTTAGGGAAAGAAGCTCGGCTTTCAATTTCTTGGACATGATTTGGCTCGTTTCAAAGCGGCTTAATGGTAACAGAATGCTTCCACTTCAGATCGGGGCGGGTAGGTGATAGTTTTTCGCGCCGCAAAAGCATTATCGCACTTCCTTGGTAGGTTCGCTCCAGCCCGCCTTCGGAAGCGCTGACGGTTTCGACCGGGTAATAAATAAAATCAGCTCCTGCCTTCGCGCAGTAAACCGTGATTCGCAGACCCTGCCACTCGTCCACCATCGACAGTTTCGAGCCGCCGTGCAGCTCTCCGAAAGACGACAGCTTAAGCCTTTTGCCGTCAAGCTCGTAATACCTGTCCGGCGAGTCGCCTGCAAGCAGGCCGAAATTCCAAAGCACACAGATTTCCGCGTCGAATTCGGATTTGAGTGCTCCGAACCGGATTGTCAGCCCCGCTTCGACCGCGTTATCCGTCTCGGACAGCTCGATTTTTTTTTCGATTTCAAGTGAGCCGAGATCGTCTATCAGCGCCATCGCGCCTCTTAACGAAGCCGCAAAAGCGCTTTTGGATATGATTTCGCAACGGAACGGCCTCTGCGGCTCCGCTTCAAGCGTCTCGCAAGACGACGAAACAAGAGATTCAGCGCTCACGCCCGGTTTGAAAACAAATACGTCGAAGCAGCGTCTCGGCCGCAAATCGTACGCGAGGTACTCGGAAAGCCCGGCTTCCTTGACGCGCACATCGCCGTGAATGCTTTCGTGATCGTAGTCGTTGGTGAATTTGCCGTGTGAAACGCCCTCGTGATAGCTCTCGTAGCGCCTGGTAAGTACGTCGGTTACTCGCGTGGCCCCGGGAAGAAAATCCACTGACTCAATGCAGCCCGTTCGCGTGCAAATTTCCGCGGCGATGTCTCCCGCGCGAAGCCTGGCGAATCCGTTAAATTCGATGGTTTGTGGTTTTGCCGCGTGTTCGAGCAAGAGCCGCTTGGATGAGACGAGATTTCGGTACACCGCGTGCCGCAGGTAATTCAGGTATAGTCCTCCGAATACGCCGTGCCAGTATGCGCAGTTGCACTGGCCTTCATGCAGCAGCCTTTCCGCCTCTTCGGCGATACGGGGCTGGAGCTTCGGCTGCAGCGCGTCCAGAAGCGCGGAAACGTAAAGCATCTCGCGCTCCATCCGGTCGCTTTCTTCGTATTTGGAAAAGAAGTTGTCGAAATGGCCTCCGCGCAAAAAGCGCCGTTCCACTTCACGTTCCGGATTGTCCTTGATTTCGTTCCACGCTCTTTCAAAATCGCGGGCTGCGGGCGCAGGGAGCGCCCATCCGGTCATCTCGCGATAGCTTGTGGATGGTATGTGGACGGTGTCCACAGGCGGGTGCTCGTGCAAAAACTCGCCGGGAAGTGCGGTTTTTATCCAGCCGGCGTTGGCTGAAAGCATTTCCAAAAATC
Protein-coding regions in this window:
- a CDS encoding DUF4912 domain-containing protein — encoded protein: MSKKLKAELLSLTKAELLERIRALGFTGYSRFKKEELADLIIAHSKQPKTAKPAAKKADKESARAQESRSLKPRGSKEPANGIAIQHPSASPSARRYGSRGAPEAATDAATPEKPADYGKEEITPPAIWPDRDALPERYGVDVLVALPRDPEHMFCFWEISGDTLGALASEFGDSKWNSRRMVLKLLPKERDGREGSPAQTLDVYGETGRWHIALPESARGKRIGLEIGFFFTDGSYRKVLSSEPVEIPRGAPDEGGKVRFMLVKPARAKSRARIESLETRTFHRHDSIKALRREVEKSVAKRRRELGISPAPQGASELGRFSQGESENS
- a CDS encoding DUF1926 domain-containing protein, whose protein sequence is MSESFVNLIFVVHNHQPVGNFDHVFAQAADEAYLPFLRMLRDYPDIKVGLHTSGCLWDWLASSRQEYVELASELHHQGRLEFLGGGYYEPILTAIPPRDLRAQFARMDGFLTRNFGVVPEGFWCTERVWSPALPYFLAGTGKKYTLLDDNHFICAGKSQGDLLRPLKTTYLGQEISLFPISEKMRYLIPFREVNEIEDYLRSQSSPDPWRVVVFGDDGEKFGVWPGTADWVWKRGWMRRFLEMLSANAGWIKTALPGEFLHEHPPVDTVHIPSTSYREMTGWALPAPAARDFERAWNEIKDNPEREVERRFLRGGHFDNFFSKYEESDRMEREMLYVSALLDALQPKLQPRIAEEAERLLHEGQCNCAYWHGVFGGLYLNYLRHAVYRNLVSSKRLLLEHAAKPQTIEFNGFARLRAGDIAAEICTRTGCIESVDFLPGATRVTDVLTRRYESYHEGVSHGKFTNDYDHESIHGDVRVKEAGLSEYLAYDLRPRRCFDVFVFKPGVSAESLVSSSCETLEAEPQRPFRCEIISKSAFAASLRGAMALIDDLGSLEIEKKIELSETDNAVEAGLTIRFGALKSEFDAEICVLWNFGLLAGDSPDRYYELDGKRLKLSSFGELHGGSKLSMVDEWQGLRITVYCAKAGADFIYYPVETVSASEGGLERTYQGSAIMLLRREKLSPTRPDLKWKHSVTIKPL
- the glgC gene encoding glucose-1-phosphate adenylyltransferase; translated protein: MDNVLTIIMAGGRGERLMPLTKDRCKPAVPFGARYRIIDFVLSNFINSGFLKIKVLTQYMSDSLIAHIHRCWNISGVLDYYVDAVPAQQRTGEDWYLGTANSVYQNLDLIRSVAPDHIAVFGGDHIYKMDVRQKYEEFLISGADVMVSVLPHPRSESSRFGIVKVDDDWNIVEFLEKPEDPPSMPGNPEMSLISLGNYFFKYPILREVLEKDMADSESRHDFGQNIIPRMVAEGYRVKAYDFSKNRVPGEPAGSPYWRDVGDVDTYYDANMDLRSVSPMFNLYNRSWPIRSLNRNLPPAKFVFADWAKRYGQAVDSIVASGTIISGATVRDSVIGSNVFVHSFAHLEGCIILDHVDIGRHVKLRRCIVDKYTRVEPGCEIGFYRERDEQRFTVTPAGVTVLPKNAIIKADGQVLDLITGREVYPPLWQEQAG